A stretch of DNA from Besnoitia besnoiti strain Bb-Ger1 chromosome II, whole genome shotgun sequence:
AGTTCGTTCAGCTTATCCATCTTGTCGCGTGTCATGCGGTCTTCGTTGTCCATGTTGAGCTCGTCCTCGCGGAAGTCACGCAGCTGCAAAGTCGTCGGGCGACTGGGGGCCTCCTGAACTTGGTAAGGCACGTCGATCTTCACCGTCCGCACCACTCGCCGGACCTCGGTCTGCCGCattttctccgcctccgcagccgccgcgccctccgcgcccgccggcgaagacgcagacgtaGCTGCGTCCTTCTGCAccacctcctcctcctcgcgcttctgcttcacgcacacgcgcgcgaaaCGCAGCAACCCGCAGTAGTTCAGATGCACGAAAATCTGAATCTCCTggggctccgccgcaggcgtcaGCGACACGTGGCAAGCGTCTGAACACAAACACACCACACAAGCAACCGGGCGTCCATCCGGCTGCACACTGCCTCCCGCAGAGgccaccccccctccccctcccctccaTCTCACTTGAAgcccgaggcgcgaggcaaaaaccgcgacgctcgcggagcgcggcgcttcggcgtcgccttctcggaGAGACGAGCCTGCGACGGCCTATCCATGGAAGTTCAcccgcgaccggcgcgcctgtgcgccctccagacgcagaagtcgccgcagcgcctcacgCGGTTGGCCCCGAGAGCCCGTCTCGACAGGAGTCTTCCCCCTtggccgccagcagcgcccgTCCGACATTTTTTTCTTCTTaccgagctgcgccgcgggggagCCTGCAGGCAGGTCAGCGTACTGCGCCTTGAGCGTGAAGGGACCGTTGCGGAGGAAGGTGATTTTCCGAATCGTGTTAgtgtcgctgccggcggggATCAAGATACACGGctcgccgctcggcgcctggCCTTGGATCGtctccacgccgccggcgacttCGGCGGAGTCCTGCAGCGGATGCCCCGACGACGACAGCGGCTGGACTGCGACGGGCTGCTCACCCTCCGCCCACGTGAGGCAGATCGGGTGCAGCGTGCGCTCGCCGAAGCCGTATTCCTTGACCTTGAAGCTCGAAGAAGCCATCGCCGCCTGCATTGCAGCGCACGCCAAGCAACCCCAACCGAGTGCAAACGAACTCGACATTCACGCCGCATAcaagcctcgcggcggcgcggaggagacatAGAGgtcgcccccgccgcgcgcaagaGGCTAGCGTCCAGCTTCAGATACCAGCGCTCCGTGGCGCATACAAGACAGCaataaatataaatatatataaatgtgtgtatgtgtatgaGAGTAGAGACTGGAGAGGAACGATCGCGGCCACGCGATCCCTTATGCGGGTCTGCTGGGCTCTGGCGCGCACCCGACTTGCGGAGGTGAACTCAAGTCGATAGAAATACAAGAAATATTCACATGCACGTGAAGGAGAGAGTTTTCATTTGCGTGCGAGAAGGGTCGCTCTCTACCTGGAGCGCGCAGCCCCTCGCGACAGTTTCGTCCGCAGCGAGCGTGCGAGAGAGCTCCAAGCCGTATGTGTTCGTGATGCAGCGCTGAACCCAGGGAATGCgggtgccgccgccgacgatcTCGACGCTCATGAGGTCTTCCTTCTTCAGGCCTGAACGCACAAAGGCGGGCAACGACTCAGTAAAAGCGTGAGCGGACGACGGAGTCGTCGGGAAGACGCAGGGAGTCGAAGCACCACAAAGCCTCCAACAGAAACGATGTGCCGGCGGTTCCTCGGGTGAAGCGCCTGAATGACATCTCGTCATCCGAGGCCGCGAGTCATCCACGACATCCGTGGGCCTCCAGCAGCTTTCCCCATGCGACACTCAACACAAACACCATAAGTAGACCTTTCCATATACGCatgaatatgtatatatacacatgtgtAGTTATGGTTCACGAGATCTGTCTAAGCATGCATTCGATACACATCTGTATATATTTCATATGGATGCGACATCAGCATgcctgtccccccccccccctctcagTTGCTCTCTTCAGagttctgcgcctcgctgtctcgcggtgacgcgcgcgccgttgTGTCTGAACGGCTTTGTTGCGCTGAGTGGCGACTTCTTGGCTCTACGGCGCCGCTCACCGCTTTTGTCCAGCGCAGCCtggagcagcgcctcgaggcggGGAACAAGTCTCTGGGCGCAGAGTTCCTCAAAGGCGTCGCGGGTCAGCAGACCCGAGCAGTCTTCGTCCTCCATCAAGCACTCGACGTGGAAGGAGGTCTCTGAGTTCGCGGAGAGGATCTTTTTCGCCTTGTTGGCCTGGTCTTCGAGCCTGAGGAAAAAGTGAGCGTCGCCGATTCGCCGGGCTCGCCTCAacgggggggaggagaggggcCGCTTCTTTCGCGAGGCAGTCGTCCCTCGACGCGCACTCGTCTCGCATGTGCAGATAGACGCatccgctgccgcgcctctctggcTGCGCACGGCGCATCGGCACACTCCCCATGTACGAAGGCATACGCAAAAAGCCTCAGACGCACGCACATGTGTCGCACGAGTGACTGTCCGGCTTACTTCAGGCGTGCCTTGAGGCTGGCGAGCGGATTCAATTTGGTTTTGTTCTCGAAGGCCGTCGCGAAGTGGCGCACGATCTCGTAGTCCatgtcgcggccgccgagctcGGGATCCGAGACTTCGGCGAGGATCCGCATGCGGTCTGCCCAGAAGGCCGCGATACATGCGGAAGCGCAGGAGTGCCCGACTCCGACGAACGCGACGATGTGCGGGCGATCCGCAGCAAAGTGCTGGCGGCGATACATGCCGTAGTCCAGGCAGgctgcgcagaaaaaaaaaaccacGTCAAGAAGCGTCGCGACCAGCCAAACAACTCACAGGGCCGGAgaccgcgcatgcagagacacagaagCACACgtagagacagagagagggcttagacacagagagacagatagGCCGACGGACGCAGCGAGATGCCCGGTTGCGATAAGTTCGTTGATACAGCGACCAACATAAAAAGATACATAAGGAAGACTAAACTGGAGGTCGCCAAACGGAAATAGATATAAATTACATATAGAGAGAGGACGGAAGCTCCCCTAAGGAGAAACGCGACTCATGGAGACTTGGCAAGCTGGCGGAACGGGCCTTTAGACAGATGGTTTGGGCGCCATTAGACAGAGGGCTTGGGCGCCAGGCGGTCGCGCCCTGTCTGCTGTGTTGTTTGCTGACTCGCAGCCATGTCAGAGATGACTCTGAGGCACTTCAGGCCCGCGATCTGCGCAGCGTCGAGGAGCGCCGAGCGGTTCGCGTCGCGGAACCACGGCGGGCAGGCGATGACGACTTCGCTGACTGCCTTTTGCAGGCTCGACTCCGCCACCTGTCGCAGTTTGGTcaagaaggccgccgccacgcgctcgGCAGAGATCTCCATCTCCTGGCCGCGATAGTGTACCTGCGAAGGCACAccccaggcgcgcgagacacacaccgcgaagacgcgcatgcagtcgcGAAACCGAAGACCCGCAAAACCGTcaacggcgagagcgacctccagcctctcctctcgcgcgaggcactGGCAACGCGCGGGCTCGACAGACACGGAAGACGGCAAAATCGAAAAAaggcgacagcagagaaAATGGCAAGATGCGAGAGGAAACCGGAGCCAGAACCACCCACTGGGTCCTCGCCCAGAGGCAAAGGTGCATCCGCTTCCAAGAACACGTATATTACGTATCTATGCAGACATGTATACCTATAGATATGGATATATACAGAGAGACATAGATATTGATAATGATACGCACGCATAGGTATGGGCATTGGGGGAGCGGTGTGCGAGGTGAACCACGCGGACTGCGACAAGCAGTcaacggcgcagcagacggatGAGCTCAACGCACCCGGTAGCCCATGATGTTGTTGGGCGGGAGAGGCGTCATGTTTTGCAGAGAGAGGTCGAATTCCTTCTTCAGATGCGAGCTGGAGGGATCGTAGATCTCGCCCAAGACGTTTCTGAAGTACCGGCAAGTGTTTTTTGCATTGCTCTTCATCTGCAGAGGCACACAGGAAGCGACAAAATCGCAAACTCAGCGTCGGTACATCCCGCCCCCGGTGGGCTCGGAgacgggcgcctccgcattGAAGCGCTgacgagcggaggcgcgcgtgcagggtctaccccccccccccccctgagCTTGAAAGGAGCTGAAAGGAGACCAAAAAGcgtcgcgaggcggagaacgacAAACGCACAGAAGGTGAGAGCGAAAAAGTCGTCACACGCAGAATAGCTGCTCCTGAGGAGCTGAAGTCCGGAGAAGAAAGATagcagcgtcgcgccgccgtcgtgttggtgggggggaggggggggggagggagagtAGACGACAGTacgcacagagagaagaccgCGGCCAGAAGGGAAAAAATGCAGggagcgcggagaaaacgatgagagagccgcgcctAGATCCGCTTCAGAGGGCAAAGCGAAAGGCAAAACTActcgacagagaggagcATTGAGGCATCCACGAGCTGCTTTGAAAAGGGTTGGAGGACGGAGCATAATCGAGAGAGTAAAGAGAAAAATAGAGTCGCCTCGAAGACGACCGTCGAATCACGATACACGCCTTTTCTTGCGGAGAGCACAACGGAAAAAGAACGACTTCATCTCACACAAAAAGCACAGCTGTGGACACCGAACACAGTATCGGTACGAGAATCCATTCAGAGTCCCCGACACAAGTAGACTTGCGCCTCGATACAGCACGTGGTATACAGGTGCATACAGAGGCATCTGAATTTGGTCTGCGTCCAGGGGAGATGAATCCGTCAGCAGGCAGCTCATGCATGCATAGAGGCATGCACGACTTTCGTGACCTGCGAGTTACCTGCGCGAGGGCGTGGTCGCCGAGAAGTCTCTGGTCGTCTGTGAAGCCCACGAGAGAGGGCGTGACGCGATCTGAGAGCTCTGTCGTCACGACAGAGACAGTTCCTCGCTGGATGGTCGCCATAACGCTGTTAAGGCTCCCAAGGTCTATGCCGATGACCGCCATTTTTgcggaaagaaagaaaaccgaGGGAGAGGGACAGAAGGGCCACTACCGAGACAGGGCAACGCGAAGCGCGGGCAGAGAGCGAGCTGGTAaatcgctgctgcaggcgcaaaGGACGGCTCAGCCGAGAGAGGCTACAACGAGCGAAGACGCACTGAAAAAGGTGCTTCGGGCAGGGTCAAGCTCGCGTGTGTGGATGTATAAAAAGGTTGCAGGAGGGTGCTGAGAAAGGGCGAAAAGAAAAGGCGACGCGTAGAGTCGCACCAGAGGATCGAAAGAGAACCAAGAAAAAGAAACTCAACAGCAGAGACACCGCGAAAGCTCAGATGGGAAGGGATGTCTGCATTCAATCGATCCTCGCAGTAGTAGGGGGGAAACCAGCTCCGCCAGGCACAACCGACAcgagcagaggagaaaagacaAGCAGAATGACACAGGCAGTGCGAAACAAataaagagagagaaaaatgAGGAGAAGAAGTGTGTCCTTCCTCAAGTGAAAGGAGAACGTGCAGCCGGGAAAGTGTGCAGCAGAAAGGTGTGAGGCAAAGAAGGGACTAGATCTGCCCCCGCAACAAAAGAAGAGGGAaacggcgaagcggagaaaaaaTGGGAGCGCTGTTGAAGAGGGGGGAATGCGAAAAGAATCTTCTCTACCAAGACGGAAAAACAACATTACTGCCcgtttttcgcctttttcctcgtctctgctgTTTGTCCTCAGGCAGTATATGCGTCCCCTCGGCCGAAGAGCTTTTATATGCGGGGTGCGCAAAGATGCTCCTCTTTGGCGTACGCAGCGCAGGAGCAAGTGCTACAGACACAAGGCACAAACGTGGAGACGATACAGAGCCCAATAAGCCAAGTCTTCGGCCAGAAACAGTTGAGCACTCCCTTTATTCATCAGTGCACTTTATCGGGGAAGTAGGTAGAGATCGGTAAGCACCGTGTGTTTTCCGCCAGGATTCGCGCACTCGGGATGGCCCTGCCGCCTGCCCGCGCTCAAACCCCGTCTCTGCCGAGTATACCCGCTTGCCACGCCTTGCTCCAGCGCAGACCTGATTTGTTTAAGTAGTTCAAGTACCGCAAAGACAGCCAGTAGCTGAGGATCCGGCAGGCCCTGATGCGACGTGAGCCCTTGAAGCGAGACGAGAGGACAAGTTTCGACTCCGCGCAGGGGAGATGAGAACGTCATTCAGCCGTATGTACAGCATACCTTGGTGGCGCTGTTGGGAAAAGACCCGTCTGTGTGCCTTGAACTAAGAGAGTCCTATCCAGTTGGAGCTCAGAAAACCAGAAGGAGAGACTGGTCGCGTGCTGAGCACGGGTGGCCACGTCCACAGCGGAGGCCAGCCGCCCGTCGGATCGGGGCACTCAACTACGCAACAACCACAGCCGCCAATACTAGCTGAAACCGGGACAGCCTCCTTCTCTGTGACGGATATTGCGTGGCCGTAGCCACGCTCTCGGTAGCGTGCGAGTAACTTTTCGTGGCGGTGTTTCCGATAGTCCACGAGGCAGATTCCATTCGTTCCTCGTTGTAGGCGCTCCAAGCTTCAGGATTCCAGGGCACAGTAGCGCAATGCATATCGCATTCGCACACGCACGGTTTTCCTCATTATGCGTAGTCCAAATTGCATCACGTACGAAGCTCAGAGGGGGGGGCATGGGATGCACCCCGATGGCAAGGTGTCCGCAGTCGCATAGAACACGGTAGTTGTGTGGGTTTTTCTGGCGGGAAAGGTGTATAGAAGAACTAGATGAGACGAACTCTCAATGCCAGTGCCTACAGAAAAATAGCACCTGCGACCACCTTCACTAATTCCGTCAGCGATGTCATCTGTAGTTGCACCATAGGTGCCGTACAAAATGTGAAGCTTATTCCAGCGAGATTAGGGAGAGAACGGCTTTACAAGATTGTCCGCGCCGTAAGCATATGGCACTGTGATGTCGCTGTGATTCTATGGAACGTATGAGACTCCTCACATCTTTATGGTGCTGTATAGAGATAAGCATTATCCTTGGACGTGGTTACGGATTGGGAGACGTTACCGAGCCCTCAGTCGGAAGCTACGTTGTCACAAGCTTTTGGTCGACTGCATACCACTAGCGCTAACGACGTTCAGTCTTATCGCCCCAGTTCCAATAGAATTACTTTTTGAGTTTATCTGAAGCGGTCAATAATTGTTCAGTCAGTAACGTCTACACAGTGCGTGCGCACGTTGGTTGAGACCAACTTACCCCATCCACTAACGGAactttagggtttagggtgtCCATTCGGCAAGAAACTTGCAGTAGCGTAATCGAGTTCGTTTTAGATACAGGCTCTTGTGAGAAAAAGTGGTTGCCGGACGATCACCGGCGCTTGAGCGAGCCCGTCTGTGTCCACGTCTCGTTGTGTTCAAACAAGGCGGCAGGCCCGGCTACATGACCAGCGGAACAAACTGACAAACTCCACGTTCAGGGGAGGTTACACTGCTAGAACTCGGAGATATCCCGTGGATACACGCTCCTGAATGAGGCAACAGCTGTGTGAGGCATCTGCCCACGGTAGAGTGGAGCTGTACGGCAGCGCCATGAGACGAGAGGTTCCTGTTCCATTCCCTTGGGCATCGTGCATCCTGAGTGAATACTGCAAGGCTCGATTTGTATGGTAGTGCACGAATCCATAATAAGTCCAATCAAGCACACGGGAAACGCCCTCAAAAGCCGCAAGCCAATACCTCAGCTCTCCGAgggagcagagagaagaaattGTACCACCGGATCAGTTTGCATACATTGGTACCGCTACGGAGTGGTGAACTCGACACGGGATCACTACGTGCCGCCGCAGAACCAAGTAGTACTCCTGTTTGCAGCTGTTGGCTTTCATCAGAACGGCTGCTCCGTTACATAACAAGGTACACGCTCTGGCGAGTCCACTTTCGTTATGTCCCCTTTTTTCTTGCGCAGTTCCAGGTGGCGAACTTCCCTCAAGCCCGGCGGGCAACTTCGGACATTCGTTACGTGTTCTGGGAGGTGGAATCGaggagcgggggggggggggggcattCGGGGAACCGCGAAACACGAAATGTCTGCAGCAGGCTCCCACCTCTGTCAGTTGTCGACGGGTTGGGCTCAAGGGAATATATGTAGTCTGTTCCCTGGAATACCTCCACAGGGCAAACCACAAGCTCTCCAGAAGCAGACTTGGAATGACAGCATTATGGTATCGTCTTTTGCAGCATGTGTACTCGCGCCATCCCGGTTTAAACACAAAACAAGAATCATGAGCACAGCGTCAAACAACTGACGAACTGAAAACAGAGTCGCATTGCTCTGCGCTAGTCAATTTCTCCGTTGAGTCACCTCGGGTTTTGAACGTTGGCACAAACCGGCAGGGCACCTCGTGCGTGCTCGCACCCCGACACCTTTCCTGTTTACGTTGTCCCGGATAAAAAACGGAACCATCTGCATCGCGCGACCGCAGGTCCGGTTGTCGCTGGTCTTTAGCTCCCCGAGCTGCTTGCCAGCGTCTGTTTTGTGTAAGCGTCATGCAAGCGGCACTCTGTTccgagccgcggagagggtTAAGTCCAGTCCTGTCTGAACTATTTACACGCGCTGCTGTGACTGGATGAGACCGATGCAGCGTTCAACGACCTTGACAAACGTCGCGTTTTGGCAATGGCCAAAACGCGACGTTTTGTCAGCTGCTGGATGCGGCCCCGCGTTCAAACGCGAATAACTACACCGAGTCGCGAGACTTCAGAGTTATAGGGGCGTCTGGGCAACTTCTCTGGTCTGTGCAAAGGCGTGGAGACAGCGACGATCActggagaaggaggagatgAGAAATCTGGTTCTTACGTTCTAACAGGAGGACCAACTGGTGCGGCATCCTTCTGTGGATTCGTCTGTTCTCAGCTGTGCTCCGCGGTGGAGGATTATTCCGCACAGGAAACCGCGACTCTTCCGGAAAATAAGCAGAGTGCGGAAGACGGACAGGATTTTCTTCTatcggcgctgcggcaaaCAGAAAAGTGTAATAGGACATATCTGTAAGCAAACTGCTATCCACATCAATGCCTCTGTCCGTCTTTCCACCACAGAAGAGGTGTACCCTGTGGTTAAATGCGTCCACTACGCAACGTCTAGGTGTTGCTTCTTCCCAAACTTTGGGCACTGCCTGCCGCGCATCTGGAACTAGGAATTGCATCGTATGGATACAGCACCATCGCTGGACTCCGAACTGTGACAACAGCAAtcgtctcgccgtcctcctcgcttctTACCGCGCGTTTCGGTCGTCGGTTGTCGGGCATCGGGTCGTCCCGTCCCCACTGCCGTCGAGCCGCTTTGTTTCGAGCTCGTGGCTGCTTAGTCAGCTGTCAGGCTTCGGGTTGCGAGAAGACAACGCCCGAGCGAGGCGTTTCTGGTCAGCTGAAGAGctgcgcgaagcgccgccgctcgcgggagagcgcgcccggtcctccgcctccacgctTTCGGCGGATTTGCTGGCCAAGATGGCTGTTGTCTCGTAGCGAACCTCTGAACTGGCATTGTttgtcgctttc
This window harbors:
- a CDS encoding DnaK family protein (encoded by transcript BESB_039990); the protein is MAVIGIDLGSLNSVMATIQRGTVSVVTTELSDRVTPSLVGFTDDQRLLGDHALAQMKSNAKNTCRYFRNVLGEIYDPSSSHLKKEFDLSLQNMTPLPPNNIMGYRVHYRGQEMEISAERVAAAFLTKLRQVAESSLQKAVSEVVIACPPWFRDANRSALLDAAQIAGLKCLRVISDMAATCLDYGMYRRQHFAADRPHIVAFVGVGHSCASACIAAFWADRMRILAEVSDPELGGRDMDYEIVRHFATAFENKTKLNPLASLKARLKLEDQANKAKKILSANSETSFHVECLMEDEDCSGLLTRDAFEELCAQRLVPRLEALLQAALDKSGLKKEDLMSVEIVGGGTRIPWVQRCITNTYGLELSRTLAADETVARGCALQAAMASSSFKVKEYGFGERTLHPICLTWAEGEQPVAVQPLSSSGHPLQDSAEVAGGVETIQGQAPSGEPCILIPAGSDTNTIRKITFLRNGPFTLKAQYADLPAGSPAAQLDACHVSLTPAAEPQEIQIFVHLNYCGLLRFARVCVKQKREEEEVVQKDAATSASSPAGAEGAAAAEAEKMRQTEVRRVVRTVKIDVPYQVQEAPSRPTTLQLRDFREDELNMDNEDRMTRDKMDKLNELESYLYTLRDDIDDRLREFAAADERDRIQAQLEATQTWLDDVFCDTKSVAKSAVVTKLEELHEMGDRVTRRFEEFNQRKEAEQLLHTAVSESRLAAQSHDEAYAHIPTEEKRKVMEMADETEAWLSEMMAKQNGMALYLDPILTVKEMHKKRDALMRFSHKVFATPKPKPAPPQEPAGSQQDVDMSAGEEKAGGEQSDAAPPQGGESEAAQHPPQPAA